The DNA sequence TTGAAGTCCGCGGTAGCTTCAAATAAAATATCGTTATAGCCTTCTATGTGCCTTGTTTCGGGCTCTACCCGGATATTCAGGTGGTAATACAATACATCATAGGCCGTCCGCTCAGGGCGAAGCGAACCGCGGAGGGTGTCGGCGCGGGTGAACGGTTCCTGGCCGGCGGTAAGTACCTGGGCGCAGGCCGGAAGCAGAAAAGCCCCTGAAAGAAAAACCAGGAGGCTGCAAACTTTTAATATCTTCATTATTTGATCATTTGGCACCAAATTAGTGCCCCTTTCGGGAAGGGGCTAAAACGAATCATCACAAAAATACGTTAACTTAGTAGAAATTTTTGCAAATGACAAGGTACTTGAAGACGTTAGTGGGAACCACTTTGTTGGTATGTGTGCAACTTACCTCCTGTTCACAGGGAGCGATCCTGGCCTCCGGCCCTATACAGCCTCTGCCGCAGCATTCATTTATAGCCAGAACTATTTCGAATGCCGCCGCGGTATATCATTATGAAAAACCCAAGATCAATGATGAATTATCTTCCGTTACATTTAATATGTTCCTGGAAGACATGGACAATAACCGCAGTTTTTTCCTGGACGCGGACATTAAAAAATTCGAGGCTTTCCGGCACAGCCTGGATGACGCCATGAAAACCGGTGAACTGGAAGTTCCATATGAGATTTTCAATACCTTCACGGAACGGTTTAACGAAACCATTGACTTTGTGCTGGCACACCTGGCCGACAGTATCGATTATAATACCAAAGAAACCTTTATTATAGACCGGGAAGAAGAGCCATGGTTTAAAAGCCCCGAAGAACGGGAGAAGTACTGGAAGGAACGTATCCGCTACGACCTCATTAACCTGAGGCTGTCCAACAGCGATATCGAAAAGAATATCGAAACGCTAACAAAGCGGTACACGAACATGAAATCGCAATGGTCCAAAATGAACAGCGAAGACGTATTCCAGATTTTCGTGAATTCCTTTTCCGCCGCCATTGACCCCCATACCCAGTACTTTTCGCCGAAGGACGCCGAGGATTTCCGCATTAATATGTCCAAGAACCTGGAAGGGATCGGGGCGACCCTGCAAACGGACGGCGATTATACCGTAGTCCGGCAGGTCGTGAAAGGAAGCCCGGCCGATAAGAGCAATGAAATAAACCCCGGAGACCGGATCGTGGGCGTAGGCCAGGGAAAAGAAGGAGAGTTTGAAGACGTGGTTGGCTGGCGGATTGATGAAGTGGTGGACAGGATCCGCGGCCCAAAGGGAACCGTCGTCCGGCTTAAGATCGTACCCGCGGCAGCCGACCTGAGTACGCCTCCGAAGATCGTTTCCATTGTCCGTGACAAAATAAACCTGGAAGACCAGCGAGCTAAGAGCGAAATAAAAGAAGTAGAGCATAACGGGAACACGTTCCGCATAGGCGTGATCAGTGTACTGGATTTTTACATTGATTTTGACGCGCTTCGCGCGGGAGATCCCGATTACAACAGCGCCACCCGCGATGTCAGGAAAGCCCTTGAAGAATTCAAGGCCCAGGGCGGCGTGGATGGCGTGGTTATCGACCTGCGCAATAACGGCGGAGGTTCCCTGAAAGAGGCCATTGAGCTGACCGGCCTGTTCATTAAGGAAGGCCCGGTGGTGCAGGTAAAAGATACCCGCAGCCGCATTGAAGTGAACAGGGATGAAGATCCTGCCCAGATCTATTCAGGTCCGCTCGCTGTGCTGATCAACCGTTTCAGCGCTTCGGCTTCCGAGATCTTTGCGGGGGCCATCCAGGATTACCAGCGCGGACTTATTATCGGCGAACAAAGTTTCGGAAAAGGCACTGTGCAAACCCAGGTGTCCATTAATGACCTTTTCCCCGGAAGCGATGAAAAAATGGGGCAATACAATATTACCATCGCCAAATTTTATCGCGTCAGCGGCGGAAGTACGCAAAATAAGGGCGTTATCCCGGATATACTGTTCCCCAGCGCCTTTCCTGCGGAAGAATTTGGCGAAAGCGCTCAGCCTACCGCCCTTCCCTGGGACCAGATAGAGCCTGCCGATTACCAGCTGGCCGGCAACCTCAGTACGCTGACGCCCGACCTCGAAAAACTGCACGAAGCGCGGATGGAAACCAGCAAAGATTATGAGTATCTCCTGCAGGATATCAAGGAATTTAAAAAGAAGCTGGAAGACCAAACGGTCCTGCTGAACTTTGAACACCTGCAAAAAGAGCGGGAAGAGGATAAATCAGAGCAATTGGCGCGAACCAATGCGTATCGGTCCTCTAAAGGCCTTCCGGTGCTGAGCGAGGAGCAAGCCGAAAAGGCGGATACCGTTGGCGCAGATCTCAAACCCGATCTTATTATGAAGGAAGGACTGCAGGTGCTTACCGACCTGATAGACCTTCGCGGGGCCCGCGCCGTGGTGAAGGAAAATGAAATCTTACAACCTGCTGACGTTCACTGAAAGCGGTCTTTATTGCCCCGCCGGAAATTTTTACATTGATCCTTCCAGGGCGGTGGATTATGCCGTTATCACCCATGCTCATAGTGACCATGCCTGCCGCGGACACCGCCATTACCTGGCGCATGATCTCTCCGGAAATGTTTTGCGGCACCGGCTGGGAAGGGCCATTTCCCTTCAAACCGCCTCATATGGCGAGAAAGTTACCCGAAACGGTGTTACGCTGAGCTTTGCTCCCGCCGGCCATATTATCGGGTCCGCCCAGGTAAAAATTTCCTTCCGTGGTGAGGTTTGGGTAGTTTCCGGGGACTATAAGCTGGAGGATGACGGGCTTTGCGCTCCCTTTGAGCCGGTAAAATGCCATGCATTTGTTTCGGAGTCTACATTCGGCCTGCCGCTGTACCGCTGGCAGGCCCAGGAGAGGGTCTTTGACGAGATCCATTCCTGGTGGAAAGAGAACCGGGATGCAGGGAAAGTATCGGTTTTACTAGCTTATTCCCTGGGCAAGGCGCAGCGCATCCTTCACCGGCTGGATCCTTCAGCGGGACCGGTATTCTGCCATAACACTATTGAAGACACAAATGCGATCCTCCGGGACAGCGGGGTGGCGCTGCCGCCTGCGCACCGCCTGAATGAACCTCTCCGGGCGGGCGGCCTTTTATTATGCCCTCCTAACGGGCTTTCCGTGCTAAACGGAATTCCCGCCGCCGTGGGCAGTTGTTCCGGATGGATGGCCCTGCGCAATTCCAGGAAATGGCGCGGCATAGACAAAGGTTTCGTTCTTTCGGATCATGCCGATTGGGAGGGCCTGAACGAAGCGATCAATGCTACGGGCGCGGAAAAGGTCTTCCTGGGGCACGGCTATAGCGCCTCGCTTGCGAGATACCTTCGGGAAAAGGGACTGAATGCCCGGGAGGTGCATGAGATACGATGAACCGATTCGCCCGGTTACTGGAAGAACTGGAACTGGCACAAAACGCGGAGGAGCAGGTAACACTACTGATCCGGTACTTCCGTGACCTTCCTGCTGATGAAAAAACAGCTGCTCTCAGGCTCCTGGGCGGGAACGCTCCCAAGCGCTGCCCGGAGAGCAGGCAATTAAGCGAATGGACGCTTGAACTGTCCGGAATACCTGAGTGGCTTTTCGCGGAATCCGCCAAGGTAGCTGGTGATGCGGCCGAAACACTTGCCCTGCTGCTCCCTTTTCCCGCGGGGCATGAAAATAAACCGCTTGTTTACTGGTTAGAAGGGCTGGAGCTACTTCCATTGATGGATGCGGGATTACGCAAAGACTGGATATGCGATTCTTGGCGGGAACTCGGCCCCCGGGAACGCTTTGTCTTCAACAGGCTCCTATGTGGTTCGCTAAAATCTCCCGTTTCGCCGGGCATACTGTTAACTGCTCTTTCGCAGCTCACGGGAATTGACAGGGCCATCCTCACCTGGCGTTTCAGCCGGGAAAAAGCCGCCGGGGACGGCGGCGGCGGAAAAGGAACCGGCCTTTCCTACGAGATGCTCGCCCTGAAAGAAAGCCCTGCCGATGCGCATGCCCGGCCTTACCCCTTTCCCTGCTGCCCTGTGCTGGAGGCGGAAAAATACGCGCCGGAGCCCCCGCGGGAAAATCGCCTGGCGCAAGAGAACCCGCCACAGCAGCAAGAGAGCCCGTTGGCGCAGCAGAACCCATCGCAGCAGGAGAACCCGGCCGCGCACTGGCTCGAAGGCCGGCTTGGCCCCGCCGCCGGCTGGACCGCTCAATGGCAATGGGCAGGGATACCCGCACAAATAATACACCGGCAAGGCCGGCTGCATGTCTGGACCGGACGGGAAGAACTGGTAACGGCCAGTTTCCCGGAACTGCATGCGTTTATTAAACAACTGCCCGATGGAACGGTCCTGGAAGGAGAATTGCTTGGCCTTCAGGAAGGGTTGCTGCAGCCTTCTCCGGATCTGGAAAGCCGGATCGGGCGAAAATCGCTTCCGAAAAAGCTGCTTGAGCAACTGCCTGCCATATTCCTTGCCACGGACTGCCTGGAATACGAAGGAAAGGACCTTCGTCAATTTACAACCGGGGCCCGTCGTGAACGGCTCGAGTCGCTGAGCGAAACGATTAAAAACGATGCTTTCCGGCTTAACCCGCTTATTCCCTTCAGTTCCTGGGGCCAGCTCGCAGGGCAGCATGAAAAAGCAAGAAGTTTCCGGGCCGAAGGCCTGCTATTGAAAAAGGAAGAAGCATCTGCCCTGGCTGCGGAAGGATCGCGCTGGAACTGGAAGGCCGCTCCCTATATCATGCGCGGCGTACTCCTTTACGCGCGCAGGGGCGCCGGAACAGAAGTCTACACGCATTTTTCAATCGGAGCCTGGGAACGGGGGAAACTCATTTCCTTTGCCACGGTAGAATCGGGGCTCAATGAGGAAGAAGCCGGAGAACTTTCGGCCTTTATCCGGGAAAATTCACTCGAAAAATTCGGACCGGTGCGGACTGTAAAGCCAGGTGTGGTTTTTGAGATTGCATTTGATCGCATTCTGCCCTCCGCCCGGCACCGCTGCGGGTTCAGGCTGTGTTCGCCTCGTTTGCTTCGCTGGCTCAAAAACACGGCTCCGGATGAAGCAGGCATGCTTGAGACCTTGAAGCTCTTGTGCGAATAACGCTGAATTTGTAATTTGCTGTATGAATTCAAAAATCAAAACGCTTCAGATCATTCATCTGAGCATGATACTGGGCCAGGTTTTTTTCGCCCTGATTGCTTTCTTCCTGAATAAAGACCGGGCAGCTTCCGCAACGGAAGAAAACCAGCTATTCCTTTATATAGTGCCTTTGGTAGCCGTCATCGGGGTGATCGCGGGCAGCTTTCTGTTCAGAAAGAGGATGGCAGTATTGTCACCCACCGCCTCCCCGGCTGAAAAACATGCCTTGTACCAGGGAGCGTGCATTATGCGGTATGCTTTTCTTCAGGGGCCTTCCCTGTTCGCGATTGCCATTTACCTGATGACCGGCAATCTGGTTTTCCTGCTCTTCTCCGGCCTGCTGATCCTTTACCTGATTTACCTGCGGCCTTCAGACAAAACGATCGCCGAAGCGCTGGGCCTGACTGCCGGAGAAATAGCGGAGGATTCTGCCGGTTAACCCACATACTCTTTTTTACGGACAAGCATATACAACTGGTCTTCAATAGGCAGATAACCCTGTTCATAGCAGTAATAGTAGGTTTTGCCGGCTTTGGTGGTGTATGTACTGGTAAAATAACGGAAATCAAATCCGCGGTCGGTGAGGCGGTTGGCTGGTACCGTTGTCTTGCCGGAGCTGTTCATTTCCGTTAGAATATTCCGGTTTTTCTTCAGAATGGCGTTGATCCTGCGAATGATCTTATTCCCTGTAATATTAAGCCGGTTATTAAAACTGGTCCGGCATTGATCCGAACAGAATTTCTTGTCGGAACGGCCGGTAAGCCGGCCTCCGCATTCAATACATTTTCTTTCCATAGGGCAGTACAGCAGATACCATCAAATTTAGGCATTTTTACCCGTTTATAAACGTTTATAAACGGATATAAACGTAAGTACCCGGTTATTATACGGATAATTCCCCGCCGGCCTCGCATCTTTGTCCTAAGGAATTTTAATTGTTTTATATAAATCGAATACGCTATGAAAGCTTTAATTAACAGCGTCCGCCTGATGGGGCGGCTTGGTATGGATCCGGAAATGAAACTCTTTGACAACAACCGGAAACTGGCCAGAACATCACTGGCCACTAATGAAGTGCGTAGAACCGGCAGCGGAGAAAAAGTCACCGACGCGCAGTGGCATAACCTGGTACTCTGGGGTAATAATGCGGAAATTGCGGAGAAGTACCTGAAAAAAGGGAAGGAAATTGCCGTTGAAGGAAGACTTACCACGCGGAGTTTTACGGACAGGGAAGGGCGGAAGCATTTCGTTACCGAAATAGTAGTCAACGAATTGCTGATGATCACCAAAAAAGAGCAGGAAGAAAAGGAACTTGCAGCCGAAGCAGTTTAAAAGAGAACAGGTTTTCGTGGTACGAAGGCCCGGCCTGGCCGAACCATGGCCCCGGGCCTTCTTTTTCAGAATTTTTATATTTTCGCTCTTCTTTTCTAAAAACCACGGATTAAAATAACCGGATGGAATTATACTACGCATTCTCGGTCCTGATTGTACTGGCTTCGTTTTTTTCTTACCTGAACCACCGTTTTATAAAACTGCCTTCGGCCATCGGGATCATGCTGATGGCAATTCTTGTTTCCATAATCATACGTGCCGCGGGTAACCGTATTTTCCCCGAACTATCCGAAGACCTGCTCGGCCTGATTACTGCCGTCGATTTCACGGAAGTACTGATGGGAGCCATGCTTAATTTTCTCCTGTTTGCCGGCGCCATTCACGTTAAATTTTCGGACCTGAGGGAACACCGGATGCCCGTG is a window from the Anseongella ginsenosidimutans genome containing:
- a CDS encoding carboxy terminal-processing peptidase; its protein translation is MTRYLKTLVGTTLLVCVQLTSCSQGAILASGPIQPLPQHSFIARTISNAAAVYHYEKPKINDELSSVTFNMFLEDMDNNRSFFLDADIKKFEAFRHSLDDAMKTGELEVPYEIFNTFTERFNETIDFVLAHLADSIDYNTKETFIIDREEEPWFKSPEEREKYWKERIRYDLINLRLSNSDIEKNIETLTKRYTNMKSQWSKMNSEDVFQIFVNSFSAAIDPHTQYFSPKDAEDFRINMSKNLEGIGATLQTDGDYTVVRQVVKGSPADKSNEINPGDRIVGVGQGKEGEFEDVVGWRIDEVVDRIRGPKGTVVRLKIVPAAADLSTPPKIVSIVRDKINLEDQRAKSEIKEVEHNGNTFRIGVISVLDFYIDFDALRAGDPDYNSATRDVRKALEEFKAQGGVDGVVIDLRNNGGGSLKEAIELTGLFIKEGPVVQVKDTRSRIEVNRDEDPAQIYSGPLAVLINRFSASASEIFAGAIQDYQRGLIIGEQSFGKGTVQTQVSINDLFPGSDEKMGQYNITIAKFYRVSGGSTQNKGVIPDILFPSAFPAEEFGESAQPTALPWDQIEPADYQLAGNLSTLTPDLEKLHEARMETSKDYEYLLQDIKEFKKKLEDQTVLLNFEHLQKEREEDKSEQLARTNAYRSSKGLPVLSEEQAEKADTVGADLKPDLIMKEGLQVLTDLIDLRGARAVVKENEILQPADVH
- a CDS encoding ligase-associated DNA damage response exonuclease translates to MKSYNLLTFTESGLYCPAGNFYIDPSRAVDYAVITHAHSDHACRGHRHYLAHDLSGNVLRHRLGRAISLQTASYGEKVTRNGVTLSFAPAGHIIGSAQVKISFRGEVWVVSGDYKLEDDGLCAPFEPVKCHAFVSESTFGLPLYRWQAQERVFDEIHSWWKENRDAGKVSVLLAYSLGKAQRILHRLDPSAGPVFCHNTIEDTNAILRDSGVALPPAHRLNEPLRAGGLLLCPPNGLSVLNGIPAAVGSCSGWMALRNSRKWRGIDKGFVLSDHADWEGLNEAINATGAEKVFLGHGYSASLARYLREKGLNAREVHEIR
- a CDS encoding single-stranded DNA-binding protein, which encodes MKALINSVRLMGRLGMDPEMKLFDNNRKLARTSLATNEVRRTGSGEKVTDAQWHNLVLWGNNAEIAEKYLKKGKEIAVEGRLTTRSFTDREGRKHFVTEIVVNELLMITKKEQEEKELAAEAV